The following DNA comes from candidate division KSB1 bacterium.
ATCTGCCTCGGTGAATTCGGCCAATTGCGGCGCGGTTGGATGCTGTTTACTGCAACCTAACAGGAGCAATAGGCCAGAGAAGAGCCAATAAAGCATGGTTCTGGTTTTCATAGCGCCTCCTCATTTTAATGGATCAGCTTTTCGTAATTTAATGATCAATAAAGGCAACCACGGACCGACAAACCAAGCTGACATGACCATTCGGAGGATGATTCCATCCCCAGAATCGATGAAATCAATTTTCCTCCATTTTGCTGTTCAGCATAGTTTATTGCTCAATATAATCTTCCGAATTGCAAATGTCAATTTTGCTCTTCGCTTTGTAAAAAAATACTAGGAAGTGTTCGTATTTTCGATTAAAAGCTAACCAGCAAAAATATGGTTTTCCGAGTTTCGTTTCTTGGAGATAATTACGTTTTTGTTGCTTCATCTGGCCAAATTACCTCTGGCCTAATAAAAGAATGGAGCCCATTTGTGAGTTTGAAATCATCCGTCAGAAACAAAACTATTCTTTAGTCAGACCAATAGGTTAGTAATCGTGGAAAACACCATCAATACACCGAGGTTAGTTGCAATATTGCAATTTCATTGTGATAAGGCTATGATTAAAAATAATGCGACGCTCCAGTAGTGTTTAAGAAGATTTCAAGAAGTCCAATTGATGACCAAGTATGATACCAGCCTCGGTAGACGATTCTTTTTCTGAGTTGATCGCTACTTGTCAACAAAATTAATTGACAAACCGATCATCATGTTATGGGCTATCTGACCGAATTGAATTTCGGTTTGTAAATCAAAAAATCAAACAGCGTGGTGCGAATTTTCCAATCCACCAAGTGGGACGAGATCAAAATTTTTATCATTTGTTGGACTGAATAACAATTGGCAAACGCTTCCCTCCAAAACGCCCGATACGGCTTGGGCATGGTTCGTTCCGAATACCAGATTGACAATCGTGCCAGCCATTTGAGATCGCCTCGATAATCTGCAATCGCATAGCTTCCCGCTGGCTTCAATAAAAGATTCAACTGATTAAATACTTCAATGGGCGATTCCCAATTTTTCAGTCCTCTGAATGAGACGATGCAATCGAAAGTTCGATGAGCCAAAGTTTTCAGCGATCCGAAATCGAGATGAACGAAACTGGCGTTGGTTATCTTTTGATCAGATTTATTCTTCTTTGCCAATTCGACCAGATCTGGGTTGGATTCGACGCCGATCACTTCGACATCGGACATTCGTCGCGCCAATTCCAAGCTAACCCAGCCAGCGCCAGAGCCTATCTCCAATACCCGGGCCGTTTGATCCAAATCCAACTCCTGGATAACAAAGCTTACAAATTCCCGGCGTTCGCTTTGAAATTGCCATTTGGACCAATTGCTATATACCTGCCAGTTCACCATTCCGCCTCCAGCATTTTGATCAGCTCATTCATCCTGACCCGCTGATCGGCGACGTATCATCATCTGCACCAGTCCGATCAAAATCAATATCGCTCCGATGATCAGGGTAATATAGCAAGTCTGGCGCAATCGCTGCATTGTGGCGACGATTTTTGCCAGCCGCTGTTCGTCCTGTTGCATCTGGGCTGATCGAACTGCGATTTCCTGTTGGGTCTTTTGTAATACGGCTTGCTTGGATTGGATCAACTTGCTGAGGCTATCGAGATCTTGAGGAATCAATTCCTGGTTCGGTTGGCCGGAATCAATCACAGCGAAACGGAGAGAGTCGTTGATCGCAGGTTGAACATTCGCTTTCGATGATCCATCTCGCTCAGAGCCGCTTATCAACAAAAGGCAGAAATGGAAACAAACTATTAGCCCACAATAAGGTTTGCAGAAGGTCGTCATCTTGATTGCTCCGATGAACCGATCGCATCCATCATTTCCTTGCAGGTAACGATATGGGCAAATCCATAGCCCAAATTTAACAAAGTAGCTTCATGATATTCAAAATGACTGGTGGCAGTCCCATCGCTGAGAAAATAGACCTCATAATCATGCATGAAGGCATCCCGAGCGGTTGTTTCGCAGCAGAGATTGGTCATTACGCCAGCAATGATCAATTGGCAAATGTTGTGCAATTGCAAATAATGGTGCAGATCAGTGTTGAAAAATGCGCTGTATCGCTTTTTGGTGACAATTTTTTCCCCTGTTAGAGGCAAAACTTCTGATAAAATTTGAGCGGCTTTCGTCCCATCAATGATCAAGTCATCCCACCATCTTGCCAACATTCCACCGTCCTGGGCAGGGTCTTGATGCGCATGCCGGGTGAAAATCACTGGGATGCGCTGCTCGCGACACCATTCGACGAGTCGAACGACGTTGGGCAGGATCGACGAAGCGATGGTCCGAAAATATTCCTGCATGTCGATTACCAATAGCGCGCAATGATGTTTATCAATATTCTCCACCGACGATTTCCGTGCTGATAAGTCCGAATCGGGAAAGATAAAACCAAGCAGACACGAAATAAACAGAGCTGATCAAACCATTTCAGGGCCCGAAACAATTATTGATCAAACACCATATCTTTGCGAATATAGCCGCGCTTGCCATCTTGAAGTTGGACATGATACCAATTCCCTTCCATGCCGATAATGGTGACATCTACGGCTGGCTGAAGTTGTTGGACAACGGCATAATGGGTCCCGGGGCCTGAGTAAATATTGGCTTTGTCGAGGGTAAAAACGACCCGAGACTTAGTTTGAGAAAATACGGATACTGGAACCCAGCCTGAGGTGCCAGTAAACAGTTCGATATGATACCATTCCTGGCGCCTTTCAATCGGCGCATATTGCTTGCCTCGGATGACCTCCCCTACTTTGGCGTAATTGGTACCTGGCCCGGCATATACTGGGGAGGTTCTTTGGGCCGTCACCGGTGGCAATGTGATATTTTTGGCCATCTCTTGATAAATCCAGCCGACCTCCCCGTTTTTGATCTGCACCTGGCTCCAGCCGCCCCGTTGATCGAGCCACTTGACCCGCTCCCCAGCCGGCACGGTGGTGATGTGCCGAAAGTCCTGCCCTGGTCCCATGCGCAACAGAGAATTCTCCTTCACCAGAAGCGTCCCTTTGGTGATTTCTTTCACATGTCCCCCGTATACCCAACCAATCGTATTCCCTCGGAGCAAGATTTTGTACCAGTTATTTTTAAAATCTAATGCCAGAAACTCATCGCCCTTAATCAAGGTAGATCTTAGAATACTTCCAGCCGAAGGTTGGTCATATGCCTGGGTATCTCTCACCACCTGAATCCGCGGGTGTTTTTGCCGATTGACCAATCGTTTCTTGATCCAGCCTTTGTCACCGCTAGGCAGATCCACAAACAACCATTCGTCATTCTCATCTAACGGGATCAGTTGAATCCCTTCCTTCAAAACTGCCACCCGACTGGATTTTTCATCCGGGAATCTCATCACATCGGCGTTGTTGGTATTGACATAGACTTCTGGATATTTCAGGTCCATCACATCTTTTTCAGAGATCCAGCCGGTGCTCCCAGGCTTGATCTGAATGCGATACCATCCACTTGCATACATTAACGGCTGATAAAATTGTGCCACATCGACGAGGGCAACGATCGAGGATTGGGTATTGGGCTCTTGGCGAACTTCAGTTTTGCGGATCACGATGATCTTTTTGTTCTCTTTCTCGCGCACATATTTATCCATGATCCATCCCTTTTGTCCGTCAAACGTCTCCACTTCATACCAGTTTCGATATTTGCTGAGGCTTCGAAGTTCGGTATTGAGCTTTACGATTTTGACCGTGGGATGAGTTTCGTCAGGCCCTTGCAGGATTTTGGCTTCCTCGGTGGTGATCAAGGAGCCAGAAACTGGCTCAGTTTTCAGCGGCGGGACTGGCGACGGTGCCTTTGATGCGCCCACCAGGTCTTTATGTACCCAGCCCTTCTCGCCACTGGCAAGCTGGACGTAAAGCCAGTCATCGCGCTGCTCGAGCCGAGTCAATTCGGTTTTTTCGGGCAAGGTCCTAATCACCCGATAATCTGTGCTTGGCCCATACCGCAAATTGGCACTGGTGGCGGTGTAGATCTTGCTCTGCCCAGAGGCAAAACCACTTTCATGGGCAAAACCAAGCGTTCCATCGCTGGTCTGCACTTCATACCACTCGCCCCGTTTGTCGATCCGCATGACCGTTGTCCCAGCGGGAAGCAATTTGATCACAGTTTCATCGGTGCTGGGCCCCAGCCGCAAATTGACAGCAGAGGTTGTGGTGATTTTGACTGGAGCCGGTCTCACTGGCTTTGAACCCCATACGTACGCGGACGGGATGTCGCGCCGAGCTGTCTGTGCAGTCGCGACATCTGACGAATAGCTGTCTACAGATCCGTAGAACTCGGAATCCAAAGATTGAATTGATGACGTCCCTGGATAGTAAGAAAATGAAACCATATCCTTTCGAATCCAACCAGTCCGGCCATCGTTCAGTCTTACCTGATACCAATCGCCATCCTCACCGATAACGGTAATTGGCGTATTCCTCTCCAAAAGCGTGATAATTTGATATACCTGTCCTGGTCCCATGCGGAGGTTAACCCGATCGTTTGTCACCATCTGATTGGGGGTTTCCCGCAAAAGATCTTCTCGAATCCAGCCCATCCGACGGGATGGTAATCGCACCTGGTACCATTCATTCTTTTTGTCGACCCGAATAACTGGAGTCCCAGCTCGAAGTCGTTCAATAATTGCATAATTGGTTCCAGGGCCATCGCGCACATTGCAATCCTGATTCGTAAATAAGGTCTGCTCGGTATCGACGCCAAGATCATTTCGAATCCAACCAGTCTCACCATTAGGCAAATATACCTTGGACCAGCCATCTTGTTCAGTAATTTTGACTAAAGGGGTCCCTTTTGGAACTGTGGATTGAATGAGGAAATCAGTGCTTGGGCCACGCCGGATGTTGCTCTGATCTACCGTGATCAGCACATTGGGGGCATAATCGACTAAGTCTTCGCGGACCCAACCGATGCGCTGATCTGGGAGGCGAACACGGAACCATTCGTTAAGTTGCCCCACGCGAACTAGGATGGTTCCCTTTTTTACACGAGTCAGAATAGGATTGTTCGTCCCAGGCCCCTGCCGGATATTGCAGTCGGTGTTGGCAACATAATAAAGGGGCGCTTCATCGACGGTGATGGGCGCAGCTTCACTGGCAATCGTGGTGCTTTGCACGATAAAGTCTTTATAAATCCAGCCCGTTTTTCCCTGCGGGGTACGAACTTGATACCAATCTCCTCGCTGGCTAAGGACAGTCAGGCGCGTCCCCTTTTCTACGGTCGCTGCTGTCTCATAATTGATCGATGGCCCATGCTTGATCGCAGCTCGCTCCTTCACGATTAAATTTCGCTCCCGAACTGGCGTCACATCGCTCTGACGTACCCAGCCAGTGCTGCCACCTGGTAGCCGAACCTGATAATAATTCCCCTCGCTCCTCAATTGAATCAACTCAGTACCGGGATTGGCCGTCATCAGAACTGGCGCATTCGGGCTTGGGGATTGGTAAATTTGTGTATTTTGCCGTGGCGTGAGATTGAACGAGCTCTCTTTTCGAACATCTTGCTTTGAGATCCAGCCGCTTTGGCCATTTGGCAAATCGACCAAATACCAATTGCCGCGCTGTCCCCTGGCATCCAAAGAACGGCCTTTCTTGGCGATAGCAAAGGCGCTATATTCTTCGCCAGGTCCGCGCCGAATTCTAGCGTCTTCGATCACTACAATTTTCTCCGGGCCAATTGTTTGCGCCACGCCCCGAAAAATCCAGCCCGTCTGTCCACTCGATAATCGAACCCGGTGCCAATCGTTTTCCGATTCCAGCAAAATAAGCTCGCTACCCGCTCTCACTGTCCCAATCTTGCGAAACTGCTGACCCGGCCCTGAGTGAATATCAGTATCCGAAAGGATTCTGATCCGATCGTGCTGGTCGATAAACTCTGGACCACATCCAGCCAGCATGCCTGTTATCAATATGATCAATATGGGGAAGGCGTATTTATTCATCTCCATTCCTCCCAGTCTCCGCTCAGACTGATATTTACATCAAACGTGATACATATCTGAAAGCGATCGACAAAACGCTAATGCGCTAAATTTTCATTTAAAGATAATTAATTTTTCTTCAGATGTCAAGCGCTAATTTTCAAATAGTAAAATTTCATTAATCATTTCCCATTTTGGATCTCTAAGCGAGGCTACTATCGGATGGATTCACGTAATCGTCCGATCGATACTTTGATGCACCAGAACGAGTCGAAAGATTCAGGAAGCTGAGGAGATTAGATGATAGCAAGAGCAATCCGCTCCGATGCTTCATTGGTCCCATTGGAAAAATTGGAACTCAAGGAAATAACGATAGCCCCGCGAATGGATGAAACTCGCCGCATTATGATTATTGATCAAGATTATATCTATCGATGAAAAGTCAAATGACACAAATAGGTCCAAAACGATTTTATCGCTATTGCCTTCGCCGCAGCCGATCTAATATCATTGACCAAAAAAATCCCCCACTCACCTTGGCTAAAAATTGCCCTATTACGATCAGGGGCATGAACACGCCAAATGCAATAGTTGGAAAAAGCACTGAATCGACCAGAGCGCCTCCAACGTTGGAACCATTGGCTTTAATCAAAAATTGTTTTCTGAATAGAATTGAATAAATGATGCTGTCTACAACTGCTGCGCTGCTAAATGCCACTACACTTGCGATGCCGATCATGAGCGAGGAACGATTCAACAGATAAGTGATCAGCGACCCAGCAAATATCAGCAGGAACATTTTCAGCCAAAGTTGTCGATGATGCCACCGATCATGCAATCGGTCCCGGACCGTAAGATCCAGTCCAATTAGCACCAAAGCATTAATGACAGTCACTTTTGGACCGAACCATAGGACCAATAGATTTGCCAGCACGATCGCGCTCAAATAAATTAGCACATAAATCATAAGATGATCATGAAAAATTTTGGGATTTTGGTTGCTTCAAAGGAAACGCGCAAGCGCTGGAGCATCCGATTCGCAAGCGACTTTTCATTAGATTCCCACGATGACGGCAATTTTGTGCGCCTCTCAATCTCTGGATGAATTTTCTGCTGGTTTGGCAAGGGAATCCAAAGGAGCAGCAAATAAAATCCGATCGATTTGCTCGGCGATCTGCCAGGCCTTTTGCCCAGCGATATTGGAACACACGATAATCACCACATCCTCATCGAGATAACGACGGAAATCAGCGGAAAAGATCCCATTTCCGCCATTGTGAGCCACCACTTTGGTATTGCGCGGTGTCGTCGCTACCACCCATCCATAACCATAAAATGTATCCGCTTCAGGCCCTTCCTTTACATGCGGCGCATAATACAACTTCTTGGCTTCTTCCGA
Coding sequences within:
- a CDS encoding class I SAM-dependent methyltransferase, coding for MVNWQVYSNWSKWQFQSERREFVSFVIQELDLDQTARVLEIGSGAGWVSLELARRMSDVEVIGVESNPDLVELAKKNKSDQKITNASFVHLDFGSLKTLAHRTFDCIVSFRGLKNWESPIEVFNQLNLLLKPAGSYAIADYRGDLKWLARLSIWYSERTMPKPYRAFWREAFANCYSVQQMIKILISSHLVDWKIRTTLFDFLIYKPKFNSVR
- a CDS encoding isochorismatase family protein, which encodes MENIDKHHCALLVIDMQEYFRTIASSILPNVVRLVEWCREQRIPVIFTRHAHQDPAQDGGMLARWWDDLIIDGTKAAQILSEVLPLTGEKIVTKKRYSAFFNTDLHHYLQLHNICQLIIAGVMTNLCCETTARDAFMHDYEVYFLSDGTATSHFEYHEATLLNLGYGFAHIVTCKEMMDAIGSSEQSR
- a CDS encoding VUT family protein translates to MIYVLIYLSAIVLANLLVLWFGPKVTVINALVLIGLDLTVRDRLHDRWHHRQLWLKMFLLIFAGSLITYLLNRSSLMIGIASVVAFSSAAVVDSIIYSILFRKQFLIKANGSNVGGALVDSVLFPTIAFGVFMPLIVIGQFLAKVSGGFFWSMILDRLRRRQ
- a CDS encoding SH3 domain-containing protein, yielding MNKYAFPILIILITGMLAGCGPEFIDQHDRIRILSDTDIHSGPGQQFRKIGTVRAGSELILLESENDWHRVRLSSGQTGWIFRGVAQTIGPEKIVVIEDARIRRGPGEEYSAFAIAKKGRSLDARGQRGNWYLVDLPNGQSGWISKQDVRKESSFNLTPRQNTQIYQSPSPNAPVLMTANPGTELIQLRSEGNYYQVRLPGGSTGWVRQSDVTPVRERNLIVKERAAIKHGPSINYETAATVEKGTRLTVLSQRGDWYQVRTPQGKTGWIYKDFIVQSTTIASEAAPITVDEAPLYYVANTDCNIRQGPGTNNPILTRVKKGTILVRVGQLNEWFRVRLPDQRIGWVREDLVDYAPNVLITVDQSNIRRGPSTDFLIQSTVPKGTPLVKITEQDGWSKVYLPNGETGWIRNDLGVDTEQTLFTNQDCNVRDGPGTNYAIIERLRAGTPVIRVDKKNEWYQVRLPSRRMGWIREDLLRETPNQMVTNDRVNLRMGPGQVYQIITLLERNTPITVIGEDGDWYQVRLNDGRTGWIRKDMVSFSYYPGTSSIQSLDSEFYGSVDSYSSDVATAQTARRDIPSAYVWGSKPVRPAPVKITTTSAVNLRLGPSTDETVIKLLPAGTTVMRIDKRGEWYEVQTSDGTLGFAHESGFASGQSKIYTATSANLRYGPSTDYRVIRTLPEKTELTRLEQRDDWLYVQLASGEKGWVHKDLVGASKAPSPVPPLKTEPVSGSLITTEEAKILQGPDETHPTVKIVKLNTELRSLSKYRNWYEVETFDGQKGWIMDKYVREKENKKIIVIRKTEVRQEPNTQSSIVALVDVAQFYQPLMYASGWYRIQIKPGSTGWISEKDVMDLKYPEVYVNTNNADVMRFPDEKSSRVAVLKEGIQLIPLDENDEWLFVDLPSGDKGWIKKRLVNRQKHPRIQVVRDTQAYDQPSAGSILRSTLIKGDEFLALDFKNNWYKILLRGNTIGWVYGGHVKEITKGTLLVKENSLLRMGPGQDFRHITTVPAGERVKWLDQRGGWSQVQIKNGEVGWIYQEMAKNITLPPVTAQRTSPVYAGPGTNYAKVGEVIRGKQYAPIERRQEWYHIELFTGTSGWVPVSVFSQTKSRVVFTLDKANIYSGPGTHYAVVQQLQPAVDVTIIGMEGNWYHVQLQDGKRGYIRKDMVFDQ